A DNA window from Fusobacterium sp. FSA-380-WT-3A contains the following coding sequences:
- the ybeY gene encoding rRNA maturation RNase YbeY, with the protein MKINLDLGMDIEGFENEIVYEDVEKYVIEILNKEYESDKEVYVSILLTGNEEIQQVNRDFRGKDIPTDVISFAYHDNEEADNGLYDSLGDIIISLERVEEQRKDYGHSFKREFYYVLTHGLLHLMGYDHIEEEDKKIMRAKEEEILEGYGYTRDIK; encoded by the coding sequence ATGAAAATAAATTTAGATTTAGGAATGGATATTGAAGGATTTGAAAATGAAATTGTATATGAAGATGTAGAAAAGTATGTAATAGAAATTTTAAATAAAGAGTATGAAAGTGATAAAGAGGTTTATGTATCAATATTATTAACAGGAAATGAAGAAATTCAACAGGTTAATAGAGATTTTAGAGGGAAGGATATTCCTACAGATGTAATATCTTTTGCATATCATGATAATGAAGAAGCAGATAATGGGTTATATGATAGTTTAGGGGATATAATAATTTCTTTAGAAAGGGTGGAAGAGCAGAGAAAAGATTATGGTCACTCTTTTAAAAGAGAGTTTTATTATGTATTAACTCATGGACTTTTACATTTGATGGGATATGACCATATAGAGGAAGAAGATAAAAAGATAATGAGAGCAAAAGAAGAAGAGATATTGGAAGGATATGGGTATACTAGAGATATAAAGTAG